The window AAAGCAAGGTATTATATATCTGATTGATCGTCACAGCACACCTCCTGAAGGGATTTTCCTGTATTATCCCTTTTATGTGCTGTGACTTTCAACCTCTACCTCATCTCCAAAACTGTCAGGTAGCTAGTTGTCCTCTCATAAAGGTGAAGATACCGTTTGAGAGATTTCGTCTTGAGGTAGACTCCTCCCCCCTCTCTATTCTCGAAGTCATCACCTGTGAATACCCTTTTATTTACGAGGCTGAGGGTAAGCCTATCAACGATAGGCTGTCTGAACTCTTCAACCATATCCAGAGCGAGGGAAGGTCTTCCGTGATCTATCTCGTGAAGATACCCGATATAGATGTCCAGGCCATGAGCCGCTAGGATTCCCGCTACCTCGCTTGTGAGCAGGGAATATCCCAGGCTGAGGAGGGCATTAACAGGATCAAGAGGTGGACGACGCGTCCTGACGGAAAACCGGAGCTCCCTACGGAGCATCTTCCCATATGCCCTGAAGTAGGCTGCTGCTGCTTCCCCTTCCACACCCATCAAGGCGGAGATTGTCTCGTGGAGATCTACGGAAGGGAGAGAAGATTCCAGACGTTTGATCTCTTCATCGAGATCCGCCTCAGCGTGGTTCTGCCTGTATCTCAAAAGGAGATAGCGGCTGTTCCTTATCTTAGCTCTGAT is drawn from Candidatus Poribacteria bacterium and contains these coding sequences:
- the cas1 gene encoding CRISPR-associated endonuclease Cas1, giving the protein MSVLYIAEQGASLHKGGKRLLVVKDGKTIQEVRIHEVERVIIFGNVQLTCQAMALLLNEGVEVSFLSMKGRFKGRLSPADSKNILLRLAQYKRYLEDDFRISISRSIIRAKIRNSRYLLLRYRQNHAEADLDEEIKRLESSLPSVDLHETISALMGVEGEAAAAYFRAYGKMLRRELRFSVRTRRPPLDPVNALLSLGYSLLTSEVAGILAAHGLDIYIGYLHEIDHGRPSLALDMVEEFRQPIVDRLTLSLVNKRVFTGDDFENREGGGVYLKTKSLKRYLHLYERTTSYLTVLEMR